In Carya illinoinensis cultivar Pawnee chromosome 9, C.illinoinensisPawnee_v1, whole genome shotgun sequence, the following are encoded in one genomic region:
- the LOC122276934 gene encoding uncharacterized protein LOC122276934 — protein MQVPNTTKTFLWRACLEALPTMLNLFKKKIVDSPLCPICCREEETTIHALWSCSSAMDVWGQGHVFFQKSTLREASFKELYERLILQCERDLLDMFSVIARSIWLRRNKLLFEGSFLHPNILLRQATQSLEEFKTAQASKMVKSQLASIHPSRWTPPPSSWVKINWDAAVNVDQGRVGIGLVARDHEGSTLATKKLFVPCLAEPVLAEALGAFHAASMARDLGLSSVILERDALQIVAGINHLSERWDRVGMVLFDTRVVLSNLFQWNVAFVRRSGNQFGHGLAKESLELGESSNGLVYRPLCNHVPSYP, from the coding sequence ATGCAGGTCCCTAATACCACCAAAACTTTCCTATGGCGTGCATGTCTTGAGGCCCTTCCCACCATGCTCAACCTGTTTAAGAAGAAGATAGTGGACTCCCCTTTGTGCCCCATCTGCTGCAGAGAAGAGGAAACCACGATCCATGCTCTATGGAGCTGCAGTTCAGCCATGGATGTTTGGGGTCAAGGCCAtgtcttttttcaaaaaagcacTTTGAGGGAAGCCAGCTTCAAAGAGTTGTATGAACGACTCATTCTACAGTGTGAAAGGGATTTACTTGACATGTTTTCAGTTATTGCTAGGAGCATATGGTTAAGAAGGAACAAGTTGCTGTTTGAAGGGTCATTCTTGCACCCAAACATTCTTCTGAGGCAAGCAACCCAGTCCCTAGAAGAGTTTAAGACAGCTCAAGCTAGTAAGATGGTTAAATCTCAATTGGCCTCTATTCACCCCTCGAGATGGACCCCTCCTCCATCTAGTTGGGTAAAaataaattgggatgctgctgTGAATGTGGATCAGGGTAGGGTTGGAATAGGTCTGGTGGCCCGAGACCATGAGGGTTCCACTTTGGCCACTAAGAAGCTCTTTGTTCCCTGCTTGGCTGAACCTGTGTTGGCTGAAGCCTTAGGAGCTTTTCATGCAGCCTCCATGGCAAGGGATTTGGGGTTGAGCTCGGTTATTCTGGAAAGAGATGCACTCCAGATTGTGGCGGGGATCAACCACCTTTCTGAAAGATGGGATAGAGTTGGCATGGTTTTGTTCGACACTAGGGTGGTGCTGTCCAACTTGTTCCAGTGGAATGTGGCTTTTGTTAGGAGGAGTGGCAACCAGTTTGGTCACGGTCTAGCTAAGGAATCTTTAGAGCTTGGTGAGAGTTCAAATGGATTGGTCTATAGACCTCTTTGTAATCATGTTCCATCTTACCCTTGA